One Archangium violaceum genomic window, CACGGCATTCTTGACGGTCGCTCGCGAGGGCGGATTCCGCAGCGCTGCTCGCGTGGCGGGCAGCAGCGCTTCGGGCATGGGAGACGCTGTCCGTCGGCTGGAAGCCCGGCTTGGCGTTCGGTTACTCCATCGAACCACGCGCAGCGTGACGCTGACGGACGCAGGGGCTCGGCTGCTCGAGCGGCTCGCGCCTGCGCTCAGCGAGGTGCGCTCGGCGTTGGACGTGGTCAACGACTTCCGCGACCGACCCGCGGGACGCCTGCGGCTCAACGTACCGATCGCGGCAGCGCGGCTTGTGCTGCCGCGCATCGTGCCGCCGTTCCTCGCGAAGTACCCCGACATTTGTCTGGAGGTGATCGCCGAGGAGCGCCTCGTCGACGTGGTGGCCGAGGGCTATGACGCGGGCATCCGCTACGAAGAGCGGCTCGCGCAGGACATGGTGGCAGTTCCGATCGGTCCTCGCGTCCAGCGATTCGCGACAGCCGCCTCGCCCGCCTACCTCGCTCGTCGTGGGCGCCCCAAACATCCGCGCGAGCTACTGGACCATGATTGCCTGGGGGGGCGGTTTGCGAGTGGCGGCCCGCTGCATGCGTGGGAGTTCGAATGCGATGGAGTGCGCCTCAGCGTCGATCCGAAGGGACCGCTGATTGTCGGCCTTGGCACGACCACCGACCTTGCAGTGGCTGCTGCCGTGGCTGGCACCGGGCTCATCTACGACTTCGAGGATTGGCTTCGTCCCTTCATCGACCGAGGCGAGCTTGAACCCGTGCTCGAATCATGGTGGCCGAGCTTCTCTGGGCCGTTTCTTTACTACCCCGGCCGTCACCACCTCCCGACGCCGCTGCGTGCGTTCATTGACTTCGTCAGATCGATGCAGCCCTGAGGGCGGCGTGGGCGTGGCCGTACTCCAGCCGATGCCTGGCCCTCGGGGGAGAACAGCTTCGCGTCCATCGTTCCGTCGGCGGTCTGGATGTCAATCGATTGCACGGGCATGGAATGAAACCTCGGGGTTGAACAAGAGGGGGCGGGTGTCAGGAAGAAACAGGGCGCCGCTCGAGGCCCCGTGTGTTGTCTGTTCAACCGTGTGTTGCCTCGATGGGCGATTGGCGTTGTTGTCACCTACGGAGAGTGCGGGTCCGTTATAACTTGGCTCTCCACATTTTACGGGAGTTCCAACATGCCATCGCTTCGTTCATCATTGCTCTCCCTCGCCTTCCTCGCCGCCTGCAGCGACGGGACGGGCCCCGACAATCTCGACCTGGATTCCGACAGCCCGGAGAGCCTCTCCGAGGCGATCGCCGCGGGCTTCTCCATCACCGAGGTCGCGGATTTCAATTCGCCCTGGGCGATGACCTTCCTGCCAGACGGCCGGATGCTGGTGACCGAGAAGGCGGGAACGCTCCACCTCGTCTCGGCGGACGGAACGCAGCGCAAGACCGTCACCGGCACGCTCCCCGTGTCCAGCGCGGGTCAGGGCGGACTGCTGGACGTGGTGCTCCATCCCCAGTTCGCGCAGAACCGGCTCGTCTACTTCAGCTACTCCGAGTCGCGCTCGAGCGGCAAGGGCGTGGCGCTCGCGCGGGGCACCTTCACCGACGGCACCTCGCCCTCGCTGACCAACGTGCGGGTCATCTTCCGGGCCACGCCGTATGTGAGCGGAGATGGCCACTTCTCCGGCCGCATCGCCTTCTCTCCCGACGGCAAACTGTTCTTCACCAACGGAGATCGGCAGAAGTTCGATCCCGCCCAGGACCCCACCGGCACGCTCGGCAAGGTGCTGCGCCTCAATGACGATGGCACCCCCGCCGCGGGCAACCCGCTGGCCGCCCGGGGCTTCCACCCGGCCGTCTGGTCCTATGGCCACCGCAACCTGCTCGGCCTCGCCTTCGACGCGAGCGGCAACCTGTGGGAGCATGAGATGGGTCCCCAGGGCGGCGACGAGGTGAACCTCATCCGGCCCAGCCTCAACTACGGCTGGCCCAACGCCTCCAACGGCAGCCACTACGACGGCCGTGACATCCCCGACCACCGCACGGGTGACGGCTACGAGCCTCCCAAGGTGTGGTGGAACCCCTCCATCTCGCCCGGCGGCTTGATGGTCTACTCGGGCAAGCTCTGGCCGGAGTGGAAGGGAGACCTGTTCATCGGCGGCCTGTCCAGCCAGTCGCTGGTGCGCGTCGACGTGAACGGCACCTCGGCGTCCAAGGGCGACCAGTGGAACATGAACAGCCGCATCCGCGAGGTCGAGGAGGGTCCGGACGGCAGCATCTGGCTGCTCCAGGACGGCCAGAGCGGCTCCCAGGGCAAGCTCCTGCGGCTGCGTCCCGCCTCCTGACCCACCCGCGCTCCGCGACGGAGGGGGTGGCTCGACTCGCACCTGGGTGATGGCCTCACCTGGGTGCGGAGTTCGGGAATGCACCCTCCTGTCTCGTGGATCCGTGCCGCCCTCCTGAGCGGCGGCTAGCGCCCTGGGGCGAGGAAGGGCAGGAGGAAGGCCCCGGCGCTCGTGTTCATCACCCGCGTCCCACGCTGATGAGGGTCCACGGCGTGGGCGCGCACGATGGTCGGGCCGGGGACCCGCCCGTCCACGTGGAAGGGACAGAAGTCCACCTCCACCTGCCGCTCCAGCAGTGCTCCGGCCTCCGAGATCTCCAGGAGTGCGACGACGGGGTAGCTCACGCGCCGCTGGAAGAGGAACCCGTCCTGGCTCCGCGCCTCCACCAGGCGCTCCCACTCCCCTCGCGACAGCCGGGCGCCGAACACCACGCCCTCTCCAAAGGAGGAGTCCGTGGGCTTGGACACCCAGCCGTCCCGCTCCTCCAGCACCTCCTGGCGCCGCTCGGGCGCATGCGCCAGGCTCACCGTGTCCGGGAGCGTCTGACGCAGCAGCTCCGCGTCCTCGCGCGACAGGCCGAGCGTGGCGACCACCGCCGCGTCGCCGAGCAGCGCGAACGCATCCTTCGTCGCCGTGAGGAAGGCGCCGGTGGAGTTGACGATCAGGTGCTCCTCCGGGTGTGAGCACACTGCCTCGTAGTCGCTCACATCCACGTCGCCCTCGCGGTAGGCGTCCAGGTAGACGGAGTAGCGCCAGATCATGTCCACCTGCTCGCCCCCCACGGTGGGCCGCCCCCGGACGAGCCGGACCTCCGGAGGAAAGCAGTGCATGAGGTGGACGTCCTCTCCATACCGCGCTCGCGCGATCCGCTGGTACTCCCTCGCCACGTGCGGCAGCTCCCGCTTGCCGGAGTAGCCGTGCTCGGAGACCAGGGCGATCCGCCGGGGCGTGCGGCCCGGGTAGCGGGCACGAAATTCCCCGAACAACCAGTCCACGACGCAGGCCGCCAGCAGCCGGGGCTCATACGCGCGCCCCAGCGCGCCCAGCAGGTGCGCGGCCATCCGCTGATCCACGTCGTGATAGTGCAGCCCCAGGGGCGCCACCTGGTTCACCTCGATGGCCGTGCAGCGGCCCGTGGCCGGCTCCAGGAAGGCGTCCACGCGGCGCAGCCGGCGCTCGAGGGAGGCGGGGGACTCGAAGGTGCATTGACGCACGAGCCGCTCGCTGCCCGGCTCCAGGGAGCGCAGCAGGCGGCGCAGGAGGGGCGCACCCGCCGGACCGAGGGCGTGCGTCTCCAGCCGGACGAGCGCTCGAACCAGACACTCCACCTGGGCGAAGGCGCGCTTCACCCGCGCGGCGTCGAGCTCCAGGGGCACGAGGAAGGGCCGGCCCGCGAGGGGGTACTCCGCGGCGCGGGCCAGCTCCAGACACTCGCGCACGACCTGGGCCCGCCGTGCGGGAGAGAGCCGCTCGAACCGCTCCCTCAAATCCATTTCGAGGAGCTCCACAGCTGCACCCGCTGCCCCACCCCGCGCTGGAGGGCTTCGCGGAAGACCCGGTCGGCGACGAGGATGTCCTCGAAGGCGAGCCCCACGGGGGAGAAGAAGATGCTCTCGTGCCGCGACGTCCGGCCGGCGCGCTCACCCGCGAGGATGGGCCCCAGGTCCTCCACCCGGCTCTCCGGGAGCAGTCCCCCGGCCACCGCGAAGGCGTGGGTCTGCACGTTGCGGCTCTTCACGTCCACCCAGCGATCCGCGATGACCCGGTCCATCCGCGTGAGCAGCGACGCCTCCACCTCGAAGCCCCCGATAGAGAACACCGTCACCCCGCTCTGGCCAATCCACCGCTCGCGCACAACGGGCTGGTCATCGCGCGACACGCAGGTGACCACGAAGGAGCAGTCGCGGACCGCCTCCTCGGCGCTCGCCACCGGCCGGATGTCGAGCTGGGTGCGCCGCGACATCTCCTCGGCGAAGCAGTCCTTGGACGCGCCCTCGGAGTAGACGCGCGCGCGACGCAGGCCCGGCACGGCCTGCTGCAGGCCCAGCAGCTGGGTGCGCATGTTCACGCCCGCCCCGATGAGGCCCACCTCCTGGGTGTCCGGGGGCACGAGCTTCTGGGCCGCCAGCAGCGACACGGCCCCCGTGCGCGTCGCGCTGATCACCTGCGCGTCCATGATGCAGCGCGGCAGCTTGGTGTGCGCATCGAACAGGGTGATGAGGCCCGTGGCGCGGGGCAGCCCCAGTGCCACGTTCGCCGGCATGGCGCCCATCGACTTGCAGCCGAGAATCTCCTCCCCGTCCGCCAGCAGCAGCGAGGGCATGAAGTTGATGCACCCCACCTCCGGCTCCGGCACGGGCCGCGGGCTCCTCATGGAGGCCTTGGTGGGTTGAACCACCCGTCCTCGCAGCAGCAGCTCGAAGCCGCGCCGCACGTCCTCGCTCGCTCGCACCACGTCGGCGCCGCCGCAGGCGACGACATCCTCCAACGACAAACACAGCATCTCCCTGCCGCATCCATCCATATGACTCGAGCTCACCATCGCGTGGGGCGGCCGGTGTTGTACCATCCTTCCGGCTGCCCGATGGTGCCATGCCCTCGCTGACTCTCTCGCCCATCGCCTGCCCTCCGCGGGCTCCCGCGCGCCTGCGGGCCTCCTTCCGCGAGCGCATGCGCCGCACCTCGTGGGCGGCGTACAGGCGGGATAGAGGCCATGTGGAGGGTGAGGGCTGGAGACCTTTCAGCGGCCCTCCTCGACCCCTCCGCACCTGCCCTCACCCCTCCACAGGCCTTCCATCCCTCTTATACGCAGAGCGGCGGAGCCTTTGAGGAAACCGCGACGACCGAGCGATGGAGACTTGTGTACGTGCATGGCACCCCCTGCTGGGAGATTCAGCCGGAACGCCAAAAGAGGTCATTGCGGGAATAGCATGAAGTCAAGTTAAAGCCGTTTTCCGGCCTGATCGGCGCGGGCGGGCTGCGGAGAGGCTGAGGTCCGCCGCTCCGCAGCGAACGCGGCTACTGCTCGTTGCCGAGCGGGAGGAGGTAGTTCCCGTGGACCCAGTGAGCGATGTACTCACCGAGGGCAGCCCCCTCCACCCCTGAGTCGCGGAAGTGCATGCCCCCCCAGA contains:
- a CDS encoding LysR family transcriptional regulator → MAIRTGRAKIRTVMDELADLTAFLTVAREGGFRSAARVAGSSASGMGDAVRRLEARLGVRLLHRTTRSVTLTDAGARLLERLAPALSEVRSALDVVNDFRDRPAGRLRLNVPIAAARLVLPRIVPPFLAKYPDICLEVIAEERLVDVVAEGYDAGIRYEERLAQDMVAVPIGPRVQRFATAASPAYLARRGRPKHPRELLDHDCLGGRFASGGPLHAWEFECDGVRLSVDPKGPLIVGLGTTTDLAVAAAVAGTGLIYDFEDWLRPFIDRGELEPVLESWWPSFSGPFLYYPGRHHLPTPLRAFIDFVRSMQP
- a CDS encoding PQQ-dependent sugar dehydrogenase, with translation MPSLRSSLLSLAFLAACSDGTGPDNLDLDSDSPESLSEAIAAGFSITEVADFNSPWAMTFLPDGRMLVTEKAGTLHLVSADGTQRKTVTGTLPVSSAGQGGLLDVVLHPQFAQNRLVYFSYSESRSSGKGVALARGTFTDGTSPSLTNVRVIFRATPYVSGDGHFSGRIAFSPDGKLFFTNGDRQKFDPAQDPTGTLGKVLRLNDDGTPAAGNPLAARGFHPAVWSYGHRNLLGLAFDASGNLWEHEMGPQGGDEVNLIRPSLNYGWPNASNGSHYDGRDIPDHRTGDGYEPPKVWWNPSISPGGLMVYSGKLWPEWKGDLFIGGLSSQSLVRVDVNGTSASKGDQWNMNSRIREVEEGPDGSIWLLQDGQSGSQGKLLRLRPAS
- a CDS encoding ornithine cyclodeaminase family protein codes for the protein MSLEDVVACGGADVVRASEDVRRGFELLLRGRVVQPTKASMRSPRPVPEPEVGCINFMPSLLLADGEEILGCKSMGAMPANVALGLPRATGLITLFDAHTKLPRCIMDAQVISATRTGAVSLLAAQKLVPPDTQEVGLIGAGVNMRTQLLGLQQAVPGLRRARVYSEGASKDCFAEEMSRRTQLDIRPVASAEEAVRDCSFVVTCVSRDDQPVVRERWIGQSGVTVFSIGGFEVEASLLTRMDRVIADRWVDVKSRNVQTHAFAVAGGLLPESRVEDLGPILAGERAGRTSRHESIFFSPVGLAFEDILVADRVFREALQRGVGQRVQLWSSSKWI